TTACCGTACGTGTTCTATTAGTGTTACTACTGTTCCGTTAATAAATGATTGTAGAGTCACCGTTGTTCTGTTAGTTAAGTTAGATAAAAACACTGAACCGcactaaaaatcaaatgagggtttgccaattttttacggtttcagtgaactttgaattttaaactgcATTATTGgagttgcaaaaaataaaaattgttagatTAATGTTCTTTggttttaaagtattttttcatgaaaaatattatagtttGTTCAATTGTCTAATTACAAAAATGTCAAAGGCAACAAAAATTACACCTGCCTTAATTTTCGTCTTGCTCATTACTCAAAGTTTCCCTACACATTGAAGTATGAAAACTTTTATGTTTTGCGTAATTTTGTTGATTCCCAAAGTTGGTTCAACCATCGATGACTTGAATGATATGAAGTATATTGAAGAAACCGAATCGTTTTTCAGGGAGAGATGTGGTAAGTTTACACAATGTTGTCTTAACTgctggttaaaaaaaaatattttttgatgaagcCGCGCTTGACTGTTTTTATGGCTCCAAactgagagaaaaaaatatatatatttgataagaaaataataacAGAATCTTTTTTCCTATTCCAGAACCTCAATGTATTTACACCGCGAATCTTTACAACAATCGCTCTGCTATCCCTGGCCTATTCACATCTGAAATGGTTGATATTTTCCCTAGACAATGTACAAAAGTTTGTTGTGAAACAATTATTAAAGCCGAGTCTAATGTATCAGAGGAACAGTTAGcaagaacatttcaaaacgtGAAGCATTTAGTTGGCAGTTTGCATGTATCATTTACAGAGTATGagagtttaaagtttttagaaagtcTGGAGACTTTGGAATGTGGTACGTTTTAAATCAGCTTGTATgaattattcttttttatttcaggagATCGAGAGTTTCTATGGGAAGACAATAAAATGAATGATATGGGACTCACTAACTTGACAACTGTTATATGCGCTGACTTCcgtatttttaacaatttcagaatgaacaaattgaatttgccgaatttgatAGTAATTTTGGTTCACCTAATAGTAAAACTAATGAAACATTCTCTTCCAGAATATCGTGCCAAGAGATGCTAATGGTTCAAGGATCAAAGTTTCAATTCTTAGTTCCATGCTAACAACTGATGTGACGATCCAAGAAGCTATGACCTTCCTTAGCAATCCTGATGTAGACTTTGAAATATCACAAGTGGATTTTATTAATACAAAAACAGACACCTGCAATGTGGGTAACGGTATTCCTGAAGGATGTAAGCACGTTTTTGGTGATTTGAAAATCGGTCAGGATAATGAGCATTTGGTAAGCAGATTGAAATCAGTTGAGGTTTTATTTGGAGGCCTGCTAATAAGTCGAACAAGCTTGACAACTATTGACTTTTTTGATAATctgaaatacattttattgcaCACTTCGTCGATGggtgcgttttttttttcaaagtattttaaagatttatctCAAATGAGAATATATTACAGAGGAAGCCATTAGAGTTGAATACAATGTAAacttgacaaattttttattccccAGTTTGAAGGTAAATCAGATAATTCTACCACTTGAATGCCAACATTTCAGCGAATTTATCCAACTTCAACCGTATACAGTAAATTCATTGCTCATCATGTAGTTTTCTCTAATAATAATAAGATTATTTCAACTGATCCAATTTATTGTGATCAATTCGAGCATGTCTTGAATGTGAGTAATGTAAAGGAATCTTTCGATAAGAAAAGTTGTGGTTAGTAGGTTTAGGAGGAAATTAAGTTGAgattgttttttcagaaaaaataagacAGGAATACAACAATAGCGTGTCAAGATTTGGATGGACAccaacaattttaatattgcTGACAATTTGTAactgtttttgatttttgaaagaaaaactacATGTTGgaagttggaaaataaaatttgttattgTGCTCGatgtcatttttattttcaaacgtgtttcaaaaatctttgaaacacaaaattgTGGAGCGCaattttaacggaaaaaatgtagatttattttcagagaaaataaaaaaggaaacaatgTTCATGATTTTTGCGGTTTCAATGATGTTGTAATCAATATGCTAATAGTAAGATTGCGAGTTAAAGTGAAGCCCAAGCCTGCAcatagttttcatttaaatgaTCTGATAATTAAGCCCCGTAGATAGTTTTATATTCATCAAGTGATAAACATGTTTGGTGCTACTGATATGTTCACTTTCGAAGGAAACATTGAacaactcatttttcaaactgttttACGGATTGATCGGTTAAGTGTCAAGTAGATAATGCACACGGAGCCTGAAGTACGTTTACATTAAAACATTAGGATTTTTAAGCTACCTGTACTAAATTGCCAAACAAGTTGTGCAAATAAAACGAGACTATACAACGCCGATATGAATTGCATGTAAACGTGCAATGCTGAGCAAAGCGagtggaaaaatgagaataaaaaagcTTGAAGTAGtatcctaaaaattaaaataaaacaaaagtaattatcagtaaaaaagaaaacgcaccgtaatttgataatttgaaaatttgctcgAAAAAGTAGAGTTGGTATTTTTAATAACTAGATAAGCCAGGTAACCGTATAGAATAGTTGTACCAATGGTCACCGATGCGTTGTTATAGGTGTGCGCCTGATTTACGTAgtattttggctgaaattacTATGAGAGAGAGAAATTTTGCTGACACTCTCAGTTacatcttttccaatttcgggGTCATAAAACCATGACATGTGTCGCGTAGAAAAAATTGCAGGTTTTGTTAATAGTTCTGCATACAACGCATAagtccaaaaaattagaaggTATAATTTGGTATTGTATCCAGTGAACAGCTTTCCAAGTTTCAAGTTTGGGCACGCCTCACAGACGCGCAGCAAAGCTAATGACAAACTGGATACGGAGCATCCAAACCACAAGCCtattgcaaaatttccaaacaggAAAAACAATTGCTGATGATCACAATAAGCAATTCCAAAGAATCCCAAATATCCAGTAATCAATGAATGAATAAATGTCATTGGAATATCAAAGATTTCAAGAACGAACATCGTCTTGTAAGCTGGCGTTTCTATCAGTTTGCTTCTTGCTATTGCCACAAAACATATTGAGTAGAGAAGAATGTATATTCAAGGTTAGattgtttaaaactttaaatattttgccaAAGTGTTTTAAAACCTTTATGCTAAAAGTGCAAAACTTAaatctaaaataaattgagCTCACCAGTATAAATACGCCACTGACAAAAAAATAGGCTCCCCAAAAAGGCCGTCGAACACCTGTGGGATGTGACTCGACATCCTCGGAGCACACATAATAATCTGGATTCAACTGGAATCCATTATAAATGACATATACCAACGATTGATAATAGTCAGGTATTATACTTTCCATTGTTAACACAATAGCTGGAATATTGCTTTGACGATGAGTTTCGTTGCGACTAGGATGTTCCCAAGTGAATATATAATACGTTTCTCATGTTCATATTTCGTAGAACCCCAAGGCGGCGACCGAATCTATAAACCAGTGAGGGAGAGTAAATCGACCAAATTGTATGTCTGGCGCTGTGGTAACGCTGATGTATTTGATAGTAGGACTCCCGGAGGAGAGTTGTGTCTATACGGAGCTCGAAACAATATCCTGTCAGTGTGAATCGCTGCGCAGCAAATAGTACACAGGGTAAACCTGTACATGTtttatccagaaaaaaaaatgaagagtcCATTGTTGATCGATCAAAATCAAaggttttattttgttttaatgtgGGCGTAGTCCCTTTTATTTATGAAATAACATGATGGTATCAACATAATTAGCATGCTCCCTTAAAATAGAATTCCATCGGCCATTGGGGCTACTGATATTTTCACTTTTGGTGGAAGCATTGAACAGATCATTGTCAAAACAGATTTGCGAATCGATCGGTTTAGAGTCAAGTAGACAATGCAGACGGAGCCTGAAATACTGCTACATTGAACAGTTAATTTAGTTGGGGTACCTGTACTAAACTGCCAAGCGAATTGTGTGAACAATACAAGATTTTCTGATGCTGACACAAATTGCATGTAAACATATAATCCTGCGGAGGCAgcatgaaaaaatgaaaagaaaaatgcttGGAGTAGTATCTTTAAACATACAAATTAAGTTTATAACGTTGAACAGAACACACCGTGATTtgataattagaaaatttgctCGAAAAAGTGGAGTCGGTGTTTTTTATAACTAAAAAAGCCAAGTAACCGTATAGAATAGTTGTGCCGCAAGTCACTAATGCATTGTTGTACGTGTGAGCCAGATTTACGTAATATTTCGGCTGGAATAAAGTAGCATTATGAGATATTAACACTCCAAGAAAATGCTCACATCATTTCCAATTGCCGGGTCAAAAAACCATGACATGCAATGTGTGGTGAATATTGGAGGTTTTGTCAGAACTCCC
This is a stretch of genomic DNA from Caenorhabditis elegans chromosome V. It encodes these proteins:
- the irld-62 gene encoding Receptor L-domain domain-containing protein (Predicted) encodes the protein MKTFMFCVILLIPKVGSTIDDLNDMKYIEETESFFRERCEPQCIYTANLYNNRSAIPGLFTSEMVDIFPRQCTKVCCETIIKAESNVSEEQLARTFQNVKHLVGSLHVSFTEYESLKFLESLETLECGDREFLWEDNKMNDMGLTNLTTVICADFRIFNNFRMNKLNLPNLINIVPRDANGSRIKVSILSSMLTTDVTIQEAMTFLSNPDVDFEISQVDFINTKTDTCNVGNGIPEGCKHVFGDLKIGQDNEHLVSRLKSVEVLFGGLLISRTSLTTIDFFDNLKYILLHTSSMEEAIRVEYNVNLTNFLFPSLKRIYPTSTVYSKFIAHHVVFSNNNKIISTDPIYCDQFEHVLNVSNVKESFDKKSCG